The following DNA comes from Flavisolibacter ginsenosidimutans.
CAATTTGATAATCACCCTTCATTACTTCGCTCAACAAAAGCTTGTACATAAACTCGTGCGGAAAATAACGTTCGCCTTTGTCGTTCGCTTCTTTCCAAATTTTATGAATGTGCGTCTGAATTTTCCGGAATGCTTCTTCTTCGGGAATGCAAGTATCGGTTACGCGGTTCAATCCTCTCTCCAACAAATCCCATTCTTGTTGCGGCGTTAAATCACGCCAGTTGGGGATGCGTTCATAATGGTTGTGCGCCACCAGGTTCATGATGTCTTCTTCCAGGTTTGCGCCGGTGCAAGAGATGATGTGAATCTTGTCCTGGCGAATCATTTCTGCGAGTGAAATCCCTAACTCTGCCGTGCTCATGGCGCCGGCCAGCGTTACCATCATTTTTCCGCCTTCCAGCAAATGCTGTTCGTAGCCTTTGGCTCCATCTACCAATGCAGCGGAGTTAAAATGGCGGTAATGGTGCTCTATAAATTGCGAAACGGGTCCTTTGTTCATAGCCAATCATTTTAGGCGGCAAATGTAGGCCAAAAAAAATCCCGCTTCCGTTCGCCTTAAGCGAACTTCCGCGGGACGTTTTACACACCAAAACTTCTTTGTTTGTGAGACAGGCGTGAACTTATGTTTGAAAGACTGCACGGTTCACGTTTCGCTTCTCACGTCTCACGCATCTCAGCTTTTGTTCTGCTTTTGGTACACGTTCCAATCGCTTGCGTTTGCTGACTTCAGCGTGATTTTGGTATCGCCGTTTTCAACGGTAACGTAATACGATACGCCGTTTTCGTTGCTCAGTTCAAACAGGTCGGAGATCCAGTACTTCTCGTACGACGCTTTCAATTTTGTTTGCAGCGTTACCGGCAACTGATACGAATTAATGTTGCGTGTAACGGCTACCAAAGAAGCGTTGTCGTCGTAATACGCAGTAACGTATTGTTCGTTCACCACGAAATCGGCTTTGTAATAATCGCCGGACGTTTTCCATTTTACGTCCGATGCGTTTTTGAATG
Coding sequences within:
- a CDS encoding deoxyhypusine synthase family protein, whose translation is MNKGPVSQFIEHHYRHFNSAALVDGAKGYEQHLLEGGKMMVTLAGAMSTAELGISLAEMIRQDKIHIISCTGANLEEDIMNLVAHNHYERIPNWRDLTPQQEWDLLERGLNRVTDTCIPEEEAFRKIQTHIHKIWKEANDKGERYFPHEFMYKLLLSEVMKGDYQIDPKHSWMIAAAEKNLPIVVGGWEDSTMGNIFASYVYKGEINASTMKSGIEYMVWLANYYKDNSGGKGIGFFQIGGGIAGDFPICVVPMMYQDLEMHEIPFWSYFCQISDSTTSYGSYSGAHPNEKITWGKLDIHTPKYIIESDATIVAPLVFAWILGW